A genome region from Euphorbia lathyris chromosome 4, ddEupLath1.1, whole genome shotgun sequence includes the following:
- the LOC136225991 gene encoding E3 ubiquitin-protein ligase WAV3-like produces the protein MASKWRKAKLALGLNPCFYVPRTLEDSPPPASERLSDAALLSSTNWDSKPMTPTPSSHGLRFSKSGSKSSKQTCPICLTKVKQGDGHAIFTAECSHSFHFHCIASNVKHGNQICPVCRAKWKEVPLQAPSLDPPPGRASMNAVGWPHNDALMTVVRRLPPPRRDSNRRPIVLQASEPSVFDDDESLDLQPVYADRSSGDKISPDHNCAKTMEIKVYPEVSAVACSKSYDNFTVLVHLKAAATITAQNLVRNQTSLPQLSQTPRAPVDLVTVLDISGSMAGTKLALLKRAMGFVIQSLGSNDRLSVIAFSSTARRLFPLRRMSDTGRQQALQAVNSLVANGGTNIAEGLRKGAKVMEDRREKNPVASIILLSDGQDTYTVNGSGSNQPQSNYRLLLPSSIHGGDAAGFHIPVHTFGFGADHDASSMHSISEISGGTFSFIETEAIIQDAFAQCIGGLLSVVVQELQVGVECVQPNIRLGSLKAGSYPSRVMDNARRGFIDVGDLYADEERDFLVSVNVPAESPGNQTSLLKVRCVYKDPLAKEVVTLESDEVLLERPAIAGEAVVSIEVDRQRNRLQAAESMAQARSAAEQGDLAGAVSILESCRRMLSETVSAKSHDRLCVALDAELKEMQERMASRHVYEASGRAYILSGLSSHSWQRATARGDSTEGSSLVQSYQTPSMTQMLNRSQAMLLGSPSAQRLAQSSWSFGSQPNPR, from the exons ATGGCAAGTAAATGGAGAAAAGCAAAGCTCGCTTTGGGTCTAAATCCTTGTTTTTATGTACCAAGAACTTTAGAAGATTCACCTCCTCCAGCGAGTGAAAGATTATCTGATGCTGCTTTACTTTCATCTACTAATTGGGACTCGAAGCCTATGACTCCAACACCTTCTTCGCATGGTTTAAGGTTCTCCAAGAGTGGAAGCAAATCATCCAAG CAAACCTGTCCAATCTGTCTGACCAAGGTGAAGCAAGGAGATGGTCATGCTATCTTCACCGCAGAGTGCTCACATTCTTTCCATTTCCATTGCATTGCTTCAAATGTGAAACATGGAAACCAAATTTGTCCTGTTTGCCGAGCCAAATGGAAAGAAGTCCCCTTGCAGGCTCCCAGTTTGGACCCTCCACCTGGCAGAGCCTCAATGAATGCTGTAGGTTGGCCTCATAATGATGCTTTGATGACCGTGGTCCGTCGCTTACCTCCTCCTCGTCGAGACTCCAATAGGCGTCCGATTGTTCTTCAGGCTTCTGAGCCTAGTGTATTTGATGATGATGAATCCCTAGATCTCCAGCCTGTGTATGCTGATAGAAGTTCTGGTGATAAAATATCTCCAGATCACAATTGTGCAAAAACTATGGAGATCAAAGTGTACCCGGAAGTTTCAGCTGTTGCGTGTTCCAAGTCATACGATAACTTCACTGTCTTGGTCCACCTCAAAGCGGCTGCCACCATTACAGCACAAAATCTCGTAAGAAACCAGACTAGCTTGCCTCAACTCTCACAAACTCCTCGTGCTCCAGTTGACCTAGTCACAGTTCTTGACATTAGCGGAAGCATGGCAGGTACGAAGCTAGCATTGCTGAAACGTGCTATGGGTTTTGTGATACAGAGCCTTGGGTCAAATGACAGGCTTTCGGTTATTGCATTCTCTTCCACTGCCCGTCGTCTCTTCCCCCTCCGTCGGATGTCGGACACAGGCCGGCAGCAAGCACTTCAAGCTGTCAATTCTTTGGTAGCAAATGGCGGGACTAACATTGCTGAAGGCCTGAGAAAGGGAGCTAAAGTAATGGAAGACCGAAGGGAGAAAAACCCAGTGGCGAGTATAATATTACTGTCAGATGGGCAGGATACTTATACTGTCAATGGTTCGGGTAGTAATCAACCTCAGTCAAATTACCGGTTGCTCCTCCCTTCATCTATTCACGGTGGTGATGCAGCAGGCTTCCATATTCCGGTCCATACTTTTGGCTTTGGTGCTGACCATGATGCTTCATCAATGCattcaatttcagaaatttcaGGAGGCACTTTCTCCTTCATTGAGACTGAAGCTATAATCCAGGACGCATTTGCGCAATGTATTGGAGGCCTTTTAAGTGTTGTTGTTCAGGAGTTGCAGGTAGGAGTGGAATGCGTGCAACCCAATATCCGCCTTGGCTCCTTGAAAGCGGGAAGTTACCCAAGCCGCGTGATGGATAATGCACGGAGAGGATTTATTGATGTTGGAGATTTATATGCTGATGAAGAGAGGGATTTTCTGGTTTCGGTGAATGTCCCAGCAGAATCTCCTGGGAATCAAACGTCGCTCCTAAAGGTCAGATGTGTTTACAAGGACCCGCTGGCTAAAGAAGTGGTAACATTGGAAAGTGACGAGGTGTTGCTCGAGAGACCTGCAATAGCTGGGGAAGCAGTAGTGTCGATCGAAGTGGACAGGCAACGCAATAGACTTCAAGCAGCTGAGTCTATGGCACAGGCAAGAAGTGCAGCTGAACAGGGAGATCTAGCTGGTGCAGTATCTATCCTTGAAAGTTGCCGGAGGATGTTGTCAGAAACCGTATCCGCTAAATCCCATGACCGTTTATGTGTTGCATTAGACGCAGAGCTGAAAGAGATGCAAGAGAGGATGGCAAGCAGGCACGTATACGAGGCATCTGGGAGAGCATATATTTTATCGGGTCTAAGTTCACACTCGTGGCAACGAGCAACAGCAAGAGGAGACTCAACTGAAGGGTCGAGTCTTGTTCAGTCTTATCAAACCCCATCGATGACTCAGATGCTTAATCGATCCCAAGCAATGTTACTTGGCAGTCCATCGGCTCAAAGACTTGCCCAATCATCATGGTCATTTGGATCACAACCTAATCCAAGGTGA